A single region of the Salipaludibacillus sp. LMS25 genome encodes:
- a CDS encoding cysteine metabolism transcriptional regulator CymR, translated as MKISTKGRYGLTIMIALAKKYGDGPISLKSIAKDHNLSEHYLEQLIAPLRNAQLVKSVRGAYGGYMLGKEARDITAGDIIRVLEGPITPVEIIDDEEPAKRDLWIKIRDAVKDVLDSTTLEDLANFEDKGDQENYMFYI; from the coding sequence TTGAAAATATCAACTAAAGGCCGTTACGGACTCACTATTATGATTGCTTTAGCAAAGAAATATGGAGACGGACCTATTTCATTAAAGTCCATTGCAAAAGACCATAATTTATCAGAACATTACTTAGAACAACTAATAGCGCCCCTTAGAAATGCCCAACTAGTCAAGAGTGTTCGGGGGGCCTACGGAGGCTACATGCTTGGAAAGGAAGCAAGGGATATAACAGCAGGGGATATCATTCGTGTATTGGAAGGTCCTATTACACCGGTGGAAATTATCGACGATGAAGAACCGGCAAAACGTGACCTATGGATAAAAATTCGCGATGCTGTTAAAGATGTGCTTGACTCCACAACTCTTGAGGATTTAGCTAACTTTGAGGACAAAGGTGATCAAGAAAATTACATGTTTTACATTTAA
- a CDS encoding AAA family ATPase, producing the protein MDLFNYSNAPSPKGPLAARMRPRTLNEVIGQHHIIGKGQLLRRAIEADRLTPMIFHGPPGTGKTTLARVIANTTSAKFEQLNAVTAGIKQVRDIVASAKDRLTFDHIKTVLFIDEIHRFNKGQQDALLPYVEDGTVILIGATTENPMFEVNPALISRSRLFKLESLQDEDIKRVIEQALTDKERGFGNYKIDMKEEAYHHLIDIANGDARTALNAVELAVLTTDPNKDDVITIDLETAEASIQKRMIRYDKAGDNHYDTISAFIKSIRGSDPDATLYWLAKMIYAGEDPRFIARRLYVHAAEDIGLADPNALLIAQAAFQAVEFVGMPEARLPLAEAAVYLATAPKSNAIIAGIDGALDTVAKEKSADVPIHLRDSHYKGAAKLGHGDGYLYPHNYENHYVAQQYLPDHLKTRRFYEPSSNGYEKTVQKRLDYFSERKKKHD; encoded by the coding sequence GTGGATTTATTTAATTATTCAAATGCCCCCTCCCCAAAAGGACCGTTAGCTGCTAGAATGCGGCCGAGAACACTTAATGAGGTTATTGGACAGCATCATATTATCGGAAAAGGGCAACTGTTAAGGCGCGCCATTGAAGCTGACAGACTGACCCCGATGATTTTTCATGGACCTCCTGGGACTGGAAAAACCACTTTAGCAAGGGTGATCGCTAACACGACGTCGGCAAAATTTGAGCAACTTAATGCTGTCACTGCTGGCATTAAACAAGTTCGCGACATCGTTGCCAGTGCAAAAGACCGCTTAACGTTCGATCACATTAAAACGGTTTTGTTTATTGATGAAATACATCGTTTTAATAAAGGACAGCAGGATGCTCTCTTACCATATGTAGAAGACGGCACAGTTATTTTAATTGGTGCCACCACTGAAAACCCTATGTTCGAGGTAAATCCAGCTCTGATTTCCAGATCACGCTTATTTAAATTGGAATCGTTACAAGACGAAGACATTAAACGTGTTATTGAGCAAGCATTAACCGATAAGGAACGAGGGTTTGGGAATTATAAGATTGATATGAAGGAAGAAGCTTATCATCATTTGATTGATATCGCTAATGGCGATGCCAGAACCGCTCTAAACGCTGTCGAATTAGCCGTTTTAACAACAGACCCTAATAAGGACGATGTGATTACAATCGATCTGGAAACGGCAGAAGCCTCCATTCAAAAGCGGATGATCCGTTACGATAAAGCTGGTGACAACCATTACGATACAATCTCTGCTTTTATCAAAAGTATTCGTGGCTCAGATCCAGACGCCACACTATATTGGCTAGCTAAAATGATCTATGCAGGAGAAGACCCCCGCTTTATTGCACGGCGTCTGTACGTCCATGCTGCTGAAGATATAGGACTTGCCGATCCTAATGCTTTATTAATTGCTCAAGCAGCTTTTCAAGCAGTGGAGTTTGTAGGGATGCCCGAAGCGAGGCTCCCTCTGGCTGAAGCTGCCGTCTATTTAGCAACAGCTCCAAAAAGCAATGCGATTATTGCAGGGATAGACGGGGCTCTCGATACTGTTGCAAAAGAAAAATCAGCGGATGTTCCAATTCATTTACGGGATTCCCATTACAAAGGTGCCGCTAAGCTGGGACACGGGGATGGTTATTTATATCCACACAATTATGAGAATCATTATGTTGCCCAGCAGTATTTGCCTGATCACTTAAAGACACGCCGTTTTTATGAGCCTTCATCAAACGGCTATGAAAAAACTGTACAAAAACGTCTTGACTATTTTTCGGAAAGAAAAAAGAAACACGATTAA
- a CDS encoding cysteine desulfurase family protein translates to MDRIYLDHAATSPVHPDVVAAMKPYYETFFGNPSSIHHFGREARRGLDESREFIAKTIGASFDEIIFTSGGTEADNLAIRGFVEANSSKGTHLITTKIEHHGVLHAFRYLERQGFSVTYLDVDESGKVTVEQVENALTDETILVSIMYGNNEVGTVQPIASIGRLLSHHQATFHTDAVQAIGTESIKVDELGVDFLAAAGHKMNGPNGIGFLYARKGHLLAPLLHGGEQEKKRRAGTENVPGVIGMAKALYIADEERLGRNESYRHFQQIMLNTFDKGQINYVVNGCDKDRLDHIFNVSFPGINVESLLMNLDLEGIAVSSGSACTAGSIDPSHVLTAMFNDEVRSHSAVRFSFGYGNTEEQVRRAADVTVSVVKRLMKIETS, encoded by the coding sequence ATGGATAGAATCTATTTAGATCATGCCGCAACCTCGCCGGTACATCCCGATGTGGTCGCAGCTATGAAACCGTATTATGAGACATTTTTTGGTAACCCATCAAGCATTCATCATTTTGGGAGAGAGGCTCGTCGTGGACTTGATGAATCGCGAGAGTTTATAGCTAAAACGATTGGTGCCTCGTTTGATGAGATTATTTTTACGAGTGGTGGGACAGAAGCTGATAATCTTGCCATTAGAGGCTTTGTCGAAGCCAATTCGTCAAAAGGGACCCACTTAATTACAACTAAAATAGAACATCACGGTGTTTTGCATGCCTTTCGATATTTGGAACGCCAAGGGTTTTCAGTCACCTATTTAGATGTAGATGAGAGTGGGAAAGTGACTGTTGAACAGGTGGAGAATGCCTTAACTGATGAGACGATTCTCGTATCAATTATGTATGGAAACAATGAAGTGGGCACTGTTCAACCCATCGCATCCATTGGACGACTCCTTAGCCATCATCAGGCGACATTTCATACTGATGCAGTCCAAGCAATCGGCACTGAATCTATCAAAGTGGATGAACTTGGTGTTGATTTCTTAGCGGCTGCTGGACATAAAATGAATGGTCCGAATGGAATTGGCTTTCTTTATGCACGTAAAGGCCATTTGTTGGCGCCACTTCTACATGGTGGAGAACAAGAAAAAAAACGTCGAGCTGGGACGGAAAATGTACCAGGGGTGATTGGCATGGCAAAAGCTTTGTATATTGCTGATGAAGAGCGACTAGGCAGAAATGAAAGCTATCGCCATTTTCAGCAAATTATGCTGAATACGTTTGATAAGGGGCAGATTAACTACGTGGTTAATGGGTGTGATAAAGATCGTCTAGATCATATATTTAACGTGAGTTTTCCAGGAATAAACGTGGAATCATTGTTAATGAATCTTGATTTAGAAGGGATAGCTGTATCAAGTGGATCTGCCTGCACGGCAGGCTCAATTGATCCGTCACATGTCTTGACAGCGATGTTTAATGATGAAGTGCGCAGTCATTCTGCTGTGCGTTTCAGTTTTGGATATGGGAATACCGAAGAACAAGTACGAAGAGCTGCCGATGTTACGGTATCCGTTGTGAAGCGACTTATGAAAATAGAAACAAGTTAA
- a CDS encoding AI-2E family transporter — MTNTELKRRIFSLVFVLLLIFLVVSLIFLYRYLSPIFNLFFKIIAPFLLSGFIVYLLHPVVEKLESHRIPRPLSVLFIFVILLLAIGTVIFKTTPYIINEGKQLLEQLPDLANTYRQLSATLSDQSSYLPETFQRRMDQWIQRGESWIAASVEQFGVLLLNLLDWALFLIVIPFIAFYGLKDYPLLKKTVWYLTPKQMRAEGRQLVKEVDQTLGSYIRGQLIVCLIVGLLAWLGFWIINMPYGTLLAIVIGITNVIPYFGPILGTVPVVLLALTESPLLVVGGLAIILIIQLIEGNILAPVIIGKSIHTHPLLIILALVVGNEIGGIIGLIVAVPLLAVAKVLLLHFRRLIRERRGIYD, encoded by the coding sequence ATGACAAATACTGAGCTTAAACGGCGTATTTTCTCCCTTGTCTTTGTTTTATTACTCATTTTTTTGGTTGTCTCTCTCATTTTTCTTTATCGTTATCTTTCGCCCATTTTTAATCTCTTTTTTAAAATTATAGCTCCTTTTTTACTTTCTGGTTTTATCGTTTATTTACTACATCCTGTTGTAGAAAAACTAGAATCACATCGAATTCCAAGACCCCTATCAGTCCTTTTTATTTTTGTTATTTTATTGTTAGCAATTGGAACAGTCATTTTTAAAACTACCCCTTATATCATTAATGAAGGTAAACAACTATTGGAACAGCTGCCAGATTTGGCGAATACATATCGGCAATTATCAGCCACTCTCAGTGACCAATCGTCCTATTTGCCTGAAACGTTTCAGAGAAGAATGGATCAATGGATTCAACGGGGAGAATCTTGGATTGCTGCTTCGGTTGAACAATTTGGGGTGTTGTTGTTGAACTTACTGGATTGGGCACTGTTTTTAATCGTGATTCCTTTTATAGCCTTTTACGGTCTGAAAGATTATCCGCTATTAAAGAAAACGGTCTGGTATTTAACTCCGAAGCAAATGCGTGCAGAAGGAAGGCAACTCGTAAAAGAAGTGGATCAAACGCTTGGTTCTTATATTCGCGGTCAGCTTATCGTGTGCCTTATTGTAGGCCTTCTAGCGTGGCTAGGCTTCTGGATCATTAATATGCCCTATGGCACACTGTTAGCCATCGTGATTGGTATTACGAATGTAATTCCTTATTTCGGGCCAATATTAGGAACGGTCCCTGTCGTCTTGTTAGCTTTAACGGAATCACCATTACTCGTTGTTGGCGGATTAGCCATTATTTTAATTATCCAATTAATAGAGGGAAATATACTTGCCCCTGTGATTATTGGGAAAAGTATTCATACACATCCTCTTCTTATCATTCTAGCTCTTGTAGTTGGAAATGAAATAGGTGGTATAATCGGCCTCATTGTTGCTGTCCCGTTATTAGCTGTCGCAAAAGTTCTGTTGCTCCATTTCAGACGACTTATTAGAGAAAGGAGGGGGATATATGATTGA
- a CDS encoding PRC-barrel domain-containing protein: MRTFEKVKGVPVFYGEKRRLLGKIADLAYNESTGRISGYWIQRRNWWSKNTFLPLSATVTRSQSSFILEESQQLLPMNDSDRRVCHGSDRLTGRAIYNKGGEIIGIVEDVYFLPDSGRILGYELTEGLFEDIRRGFFVKKTGNMTVTKHGQELLLHD; encoded by the coding sequence TTGCGAACTTTCGAAAAGGTCAAGGGAGTACCCGTTTTTTATGGGGAAAAACGCCGGCTGCTTGGGAAAATAGCTGACCTTGCTTACAATGAGAGCACAGGTCGTATATCTGGTTACTGGATACAGCGACGCAATTGGTGGTCAAAAAACACGTTTCTTCCTTTGTCAGCTACAGTCACACGTTCACAGTCAAGCTTTATTCTTGAAGAATCGCAACAGCTGTTACCTATGAATGATTCCGACAGACGTGTATGTCATGGCTCTGACCGATTGACAGGTCGTGCGATATACAATAAGGGAGGAGAAATTATAGGTATTGTTGAAGATGTATATTTTTTACCAGATTCGGGGAGAATTTTAGGGTATGAATTGACGGAAGGTTTATTTGAAGATATTCGACGTGGATTTTTCGTCAAAAAGACGGGGAATATGACTGTCACAAAGCATGGGCAGGAACTTCTCCTTCACGATTAA
- a CDS encoding ATP-dependent RecD-like DNA helicase — translation MNHINEGHEDYIKGELLHLIFHNEESLYTVAKVRVNDASQKLVEKEMTVVGMMTEPEQEVMYEFKGAVSEHPRFGRQFKFVQFKKVMPETEQGIILYLSSDRFPGIGRKTAQVIVEHLGVTCISKILENPSVLDEIRKLAKDKAQHVYKTLLEDQGIEQILLKLYEFGFGVQLAMKVYKAYQTEALEIIQKNPYRMVEDVEGIGFGRADLIGRKQGIIGNHPDRLKAAIHYVLHDESLSAGHVYSKNETIVKEAKKLLEKDTYDDISPLDIANEVIALGEEGKIVVEGDKMFLPSLYFAEQGIVTNLRRLMASEADLDEFPESEFLKALGKVEELLGITYASSQKEGIQQALQSPMLILTGGPGTGKTTVIKGLVEVFGMLKGISIEPEDYKRKKEPFPILMAAPTGRAAKRMSESTGLPASTIHRLLGYKGEDSTWFEKGEEEKLEGKIIIVDEMSMVDTWLANQLLRAIPDGMQVIFVGDEDQLPSVGPGQVLADLLTSGRIPAVRLTDIYRQSEGSKIIEFSHQIKEGALPPSIDRSSNDLRFFPCEQPEVPNAVKQICERAIDKGFSARDIQVLAPMYRGVAGVENLNDMLQTLFNPKSDKKKEIPFGDVVYRIGDMVLQLVNNPEENVFNGDRGEIIAIKTEKEAGEKQTEIIISFDGEEVSYTRPDLTQITHAYCCSIHKSQGSEFPIVIMPVVRGYYRMLRKKLIYTGVTRAKHFLLLCGSWESLQLAVETNTEESRQTTLKEKLTESPLEIEYTNESKGTMKD, via the coding sequence ATGAATCACATAAATGAAGGTCATGAGGATTATATTAAAGGTGAACTTCTTCATCTGATTTTTCATAATGAGGAGTCTCTTTATACAGTAGCAAAGGTAAGAGTTAATGATGCGTCACAGAAACTGGTCGAAAAAGAGATGACAGTAGTGGGCATGATGACGGAGCCAGAACAAGAAGTCATGTACGAGTTTAAAGGTGCTGTCTCAGAACACCCACGATTTGGGCGACAATTCAAGTTTGTACAGTTTAAAAAAGTGATGCCAGAAACAGAGCAAGGGATCATTTTATATTTATCTAGCGACCGTTTTCCAGGAATCGGTCGTAAAACAGCTCAAGTGATCGTAGAGCATTTAGGTGTGACGTGTATTTCAAAAATTTTAGAGAACCCATCTGTATTAGATGAAATACGTAAGCTAGCAAAAGATAAAGCACAGCATGTGTATAAAACACTGTTAGAAGACCAAGGGATTGAGCAGATCTTACTTAAGCTATATGAGTTTGGCTTCGGAGTTCAACTAGCTATGAAAGTTTATAAAGCATATCAGACCGAAGCTTTAGAAATCATACAAAAAAACCCGTACCGTATGGTTGAAGATGTAGAAGGAATTGGGTTTGGGCGTGCTGACTTAATAGGCAGAAAACAAGGGATTATCGGTAATCACCCTGATCGGCTAAAAGCGGCTATCCACTACGTTCTTCATGACGAATCTCTAAGTGCCGGTCATGTTTATTCCAAAAATGAAACGATTGTGAAAGAAGCAAAGAAGCTCTTAGAAAAAGATACATATGACGATATCTCTCCCTTAGATATTGCCAATGAAGTGATTGCCCTCGGTGAAGAAGGAAAAATAGTTGTTGAAGGGGACAAAATGTTTCTCCCATCGTTGTATTTTGCAGAGCAAGGTATTGTCACTAATTTGCGGCGACTTATGGCGTCTGAAGCTGATTTAGATGAATTTCCAGAATCAGAGTTTTTAAAAGCGTTAGGTAAAGTGGAAGAACTCCTTGGCATTACTTATGCTTCTTCTCAAAAAGAAGGAATCCAGCAAGCGTTACAGTCGCCAATGCTAATATTAACCGGTGGGCCTGGCACTGGTAAAACGACCGTTATTAAAGGATTAGTTGAAGTGTTCGGCATGCTTAAAGGCATATCAATAGAGCCGGAAGATTATAAAAGAAAAAAAGAACCTTTTCCTATTCTGATGGCAGCCCCTACCGGACGAGCCGCTAAACGTATGAGTGAATCGACGGGATTACCTGCCTCTACTATTCACCGTCTGCTTGGTTATAAAGGAGAAGACAGTACATGGTTTGAAAAAGGTGAGGAAGAGAAGTTAGAAGGAAAAATAATCATCGTAGATGAAATGTCAATGGTGGATACATGGCTTGCAAATCAGTTGTTAAGAGCCATTCCAGACGGTATGCAAGTGATTTTTGTGGGTGATGAAGATCAACTGCCTTCTGTTGGTCCAGGGCAAGTATTAGCAGATCTCCTTACATCTGGACGCATACCAGCTGTTCGGCTGACAGATATTTATCGCCAGTCAGAAGGCTCTAAAATTATTGAATTTTCCCATCAAATTAAAGAAGGGGCCTTACCTCCCTCTATAGACCGCTCAAGTAATGATTTACGCTTTTTCCCATGTGAACAACCAGAAGTTCCTAATGCGGTTAAACAAATTTGTGAGCGGGCTATTGATAAAGGCTTTTCTGCTAGAGATATTCAAGTGCTAGCACCTATGTATCGTGGTGTGGCCGGGGTGGAAAATTTAAATGATATGCTACAAACTTTATTCAATCCTAAGTCAGACAAAAAAAAGGAAATCCCATTCGGGGATGTTGTGTATCGAATTGGGGATATGGTGTTACAGCTAGTTAATAACCCAGAAGAGAATGTATTTAATGGAGATAGAGGCGAAATTATCGCCATTAAAACGGAAAAAGAAGCCGGTGAGAAGCAAACAGAAATTATAATTTCTTTTGATGGTGAAGAGGTTAGTTATACGCGTCCTGACTTAACACAAATAACGCATGCCTATTGCTGTTCGATTCACAAATCACAAGGGAGTGAATTCCCAATTGTTATCATGCCTGTTGTTCGAGGCTATTATCGGATGCTTAGAAAAAAATTAATTTATACGGGTGTGACACGGGCTAAACATTTTCTGCTTCTTTGTGGAAGTTGGGAGTCTTTGCAGCTAGCTGTGGAAACAAATACAGAAGAAAGTAGACAGACGACATTAAAAGAAAAATTGACTGAATCACCATTGGAAATTGAATACACGAATGAATCAAAGGGGACGATGAAAGACTAA
- a CDS encoding tetratricopeptide repeat protein, with amino-acid sequence MEKNKRAVKEMQEGNLEEAAKLLNEAIEEDPEDAVAYTNFGNLLAAVGEEDKAIIFFEKAMALDEQQATAYYGKGNVLYNQENYKGAIDSYQKAMSHGLHEGDVYYMTGMSFYHLNDFLRALPSLSRAVELNSEDVDARFHYALCLAQTEQINAAIPHFEKVSELDPGHTDNYFNLGVAYAYNEDVSGALAMFNKALEIQPNHALASNGKQRMEEFLHKGQ; translated from the coding sequence ATGGAAAAAAATAAACGTGCTGTTAAAGAGATGCAGGAAGGGAATCTTGAAGAAGCAGCGAAATTACTTAATGAAGCTATTGAAGAAGATCCTGAAGATGCTGTCGCGTATACAAACTTCGGAAATTTACTTGCGGCAGTAGGTGAAGAAGATAAGGCTATTATCTTTTTTGAAAAAGCCATGGCGTTAGATGAACAACAGGCAACTGCGTATTACGGAAAAGGAAATGTGTTGTACAATCAAGAAAACTATAAAGGTGCCATTGATAGCTATCAGAAAGCGATGTCTCACGGTCTCCATGAAGGGGATGTGTATTACATGACAGGGATGAGCTTTTATCATCTAAATGATTTTTTAAGAGCTTTACCTAGCTTAAGCAGGGCTGTAGAATTAAATAGTGAAGATGTGGACGCTCGTTTTCACTATGCTTTATGTTTAGCACAAACAGAGCAAATTAATGCTGCTATTCCTCATTTTGAAAAAGTGAGTGAGTTAGACCCTGGTCATACAGATAACTATTTTAACTTAGGAGTAGCATACGCATACAACGAGGATGTATCTGGAGCATTGGCCATGTTTAATAAAGCGCTTGAGATTCAACCTAACCATGCGCTTGCATCCAATGGCAAACAACGTATGGAGGAATTTCTTCATAAAGGACAATAG
- the mnmA gene encoding tRNA 2-thiouridine(34) synthase MnmA produces the protein MTSHLISKRKSDIRVVVGMSGGVDSSVTAHLLKEEGYQVIGIFMKNWDDTDENGICTATEDYNDVIRVCNQLDIPYYAVNFEKQYWDKVFTYFLDEYKSGRTPNPDVMCNKEIKFKAFLEHAMSLGADYVATGHYAQVRRNNETVELLRGKDRNKDQTYFLNALSQKQLQHVMFPLGHIEKPKVREIAKEAELATATKKDSTGICFIGERNFKQFLSEYLPAQPGEMQTLDGEVKGQHDGLMYYTLGQRQGLGIGGSGEPWFVIDKDVDNNILFVGQGFHHPALYANGLVAEDVNWISGQIPKKPFNCTVKVRYRQDDQRVRVEPRPDGKMIVHFEEPERAVTPGQAVVFYDGDVCMGGGTIDQVIKD, from the coding sequence ATGACCTCTCACTTAATATCTAAACGAAAATCAGATATCCGTGTCGTTGTCGGGATGTCAGGAGGAGTGGATTCCTCCGTGACTGCTCACCTTCTAAAAGAAGAGGGCTATCAAGTCATCGGCATTTTTATGAAGAATTGGGATGATACAGATGAAAATGGCATATGCACAGCAACGGAAGATTATAACGATGTCATCCGTGTATGTAATCAACTGGACATTCCTTACTACGCTGTTAATTTTGAAAAACAGTATTGGGATAAAGTTTTTACCTACTTTCTTGATGAATACAAGTCAGGACGAACACCTAACCCCGATGTTATGTGCAATAAGGAAATTAAATTTAAAGCATTTTTAGAGCATGCTATGTCTCTTGGAGCAGATTATGTGGCAACAGGACATTATGCCCAAGTACGACGTAATAATGAGACTGTTGAGTTATTACGAGGCAAGGATCGTAATAAGGATCAGACCTATTTTTTAAATGCCCTTAGTCAAAAGCAACTTCAGCATGTGATGTTTCCATTAGGCCACATTGAGAAACCGAAAGTCCGGGAAATTGCTAAAGAAGCTGAGCTTGCCACAGCTACGAAAAAGGATAGTACAGGTATTTGCTTCATAGGTGAAAGGAATTTCAAACAGTTCTTAAGTGAATACTTGCCTGCCCAGCCTGGTGAGATGCAGACGTTAGATGGCGAAGTAAAAGGACAACACGACGGCTTAATGTATTATACTCTTGGCCAACGTCAAGGGCTGGGAATCGGCGGATCTGGTGAGCCGTGGTTCGTTATTGATAAAGATGTAGATAATAATATTTTGTTTGTAGGACAAGGCTTTCACCACCCTGCTCTCTACGCTAATGGGCTGGTTGCAGAGGATGTTAACTGGATTTCGGGTCAGATTCCAAAAAAGCCGTTTAACTGTACAGTGAAGGTCCGTTATCGACAAGATGATCAGCGGGTACGTGTGGAGCCCCGACCAGATGGTAAAATGATCGTTCACTTTGAGGAACCAGAACGAGCAGTTACACCTGGACAAGCTGTTGTGTTTTATGATGGGGACGTTTGTATGGGTGGAGGGACAATTGACCAAGTCATAAAGGACTGA
- a CDS encoding YitT family protein, translating into MTVREGLHYTETPWFRWGVFLMGLVVMSFGIALMITAGLGSAPWDVLHIGLTEHFGLTIGTWTVIMGFLLLLFSVILTKEWPRLGAYLNMLLVGGFVDLFLFWMETPYLLVAKLIMLLVGILIMGFGIGLYISPQCGAGPRDSVMLALSLKTGMSVAKVRILMEVCVLFTGWLLGGPVFIGTIIFSLLIGHITGMSLRFCQHWLDRRVERGMQVENIN; encoded by the coding sequence ATGACAGTAAGAGAAGGCTTACATTATACAGAAACGCCTTGGTTTCGGTGGGGCGTTTTTCTCATGGGACTTGTTGTAATGAGCTTTGGGATTGCATTAATGATTACAGCAGGTTTAGGCAGTGCACCGTGGGATGTTTTACACATCGGTTTAACCGAGCATTTTGGGTTGACAATCGGAACTTGGACCGTTATTATGGGCTTTCTTTTACTTTTGTTCTCGGTCATCTTAACGAAAGAATGGCCTAGGTTGGGTGCATACTTAAATATGCTGTTAGTTGGTGGATTCGTAGATCTCTTTTTATTTTGGATGGAGACACCTTATTTACTCGTAGCTAAATTGATTATGCTTCTTGTAGGAATTTTAATTATGGGATTTGGCATCGGCTTATATATTTCGCCTCAATGTGGGGCAGGTCCGAGAGATAGTGTCATGCTTGCTCTATCTTTAAAAACAGGCATGTCTGTAGCGAAGGTGCGAATCCTCATGGAAGTATGTGTCTTGTTTACCGGGTGGCTCCTTGGAGGACCTGTCTTTATTGGTACAATTATATTTAGTTTACTTATCGGTCATATAACGGGTATGTCATTACGTTTTTGTCAACATTGGTTAGATAGAAGAGTGGAAAGAGGGATGCAAGTTGAAAATATCAACTAA